From the Argopecten irradians isolate NY chromosome 13, Ai_NY, whole genome shotgun sequence genome, one window contains:
- the LOC138306025 gene encoding zinc finger protein 502-like, translated as MDCILKLCSELSNVGEEYVLLTAGPGGQHKQFGSIKGRQFLLTNQELVQRFFSYCYNATSTSMYMGGQAYSHTMDTVSMATNRSSSIALAHTQHSDSAASTIAGALQSLATEFHMGRSHVLMSGGEGHANYDIQERDVMSPYNVSYTGHHSNIHTNISATSDYGVRSNIDTFPGVSQEGLIQNLNHKSRQEFSENPKQIGNEDKNQDESDKHNSESNSKTAEAFEDNLKNPNINPTVSSSKCERSDDSNFSIGFEADLQEDQSELKLAISNVMSCLDQGAKMEQDHKEIDGKKNTLGETPKNKTSKLKQNEKEDCNDYKHKQMNIDGESDGNDSEATIVSDGNDSEATIVSDGNDSEATNVSDGNDSEATIVSDGNESEATIVLDTESDKTSCLRGAAKRKATFQCHRCGVCRKTFANSSNLRRHEKCHSVCGDQRRCKRCDEFVLISDMKQHFKLKHANDNKKQKLTCHHCGKICMSKSVLRTHFSKEHRQDSQHSTRQHSTTKRPKQTQGQHSALNHPNQSRAVEIKKCKTCGGVLGEEHECPGKRGHREFICPVCNKQFSRIQNLNLHRRIHSDNRIKLKCDLCHKLFSDRCSLKKHIRYVHSAERNFVCDVCGKSFKQNDTLKNHVKIHAEEKSDEFKCHLCSKLLSSKSALNVHQRSHTGVKPYMCEMCGMSFRQVANMRKHMLIHTTAKANQCELCGKEYKYRDSWKAHMRSHVIKEGLRHEVIRTKYGKVYNCEYCKKQFSTASQYKVHLRTHTDERPFKCDLCEKAFKEKGKLSRHINRVHVHSQVLSMHPHQKLSMDTRLIVPNDHVMYYTGGVTGV; from the exons TGTTCCGAACTCTCTAATGTTGGAGAGGAATATGTTCTACTAACAGCCGGGCCTGGAGGACAACATAAGCAATTTGGTTCtatcaaagggagacaattcctGCTGACAAATCAGGAGCTAGTTCAGCGCTTCTTcagttactgttaca ATGCTACCAGTACCTCCATGTATATGGGTGGGCAGGCTTACAGCCACACCATGGATACAGTTTCCATGGCGACAAACAGAAGCTCGTCCATTGCATTAGCCCACACCCAACACAGTGACAGCGCGGCCAGTACAATTGCTGGGGCGCTGCAGTCCCTGGCTACTGAGTTCCATATGGGTAGGAGCCATGTACTGATGTCAGGAGGTGAAGGTCATGCTAACTACGATATCCAGGAACGTGACGTCATGTCACCGTACAACGTGTCATACACTGGTCACCATTCTAACATCCACACCAATATAAGTGCCACCAGTGACTATGGGGTGAGATCTAATATCGACACTTTTCCAGGTGTCAGTCAGGAAGGTTTGATCCAAAATCTCAATCACAAATCTCGACAGGAGTTCTCTGAAAATCCAAAACAAATTGGAAATGAAGACAAAAATCAGGATGAAAGTGACAAACACAATTCTGAGTCAAATTCGAAAACTGCAGAAGCATTTGAAGATAATTTGAAAAATCCAAATATAAATCCAACAGTTTCCTCATCAAAATGTGAGAGGTCAGATGATAGTAACTTCAGTATAGGGTTTGAGGCAGACCTACAGGAGGACCAGAGTGAGCTCAAGTTAGCGATAAGTAATGTAATGTCCTGTCTGGACCAGGGAGCCAAGATGGAACAAGATCACAAAGAAATTGACGGAAAGAAAAATACATTGGGAGAAACGCCaaaaaacaaaaccagcaaattgaaacaaaatgaaaaagaagATTGTAATGACTATAAACACAAACAGATGAACATTGACGGAGAATCAGACGGAAATGATAGCGAGGCTACGATTGTATCAGACGGAAATGATAGTGAGGCTACGATTGTATCAGACGGAAATGATAGTGAGGCTACTAATGTATCAGACGGAAATGATAGTGAGGCTACGATTGTATCAGACGGAAATGAAAGTGAGGCTACAATTGTCCTTGATACAGAATCGGATAAGACCTCGTGTCTACGTGGAGCTGCCAAACGGAAAGCGACATTTCAGTGCCACAGGTGCGGTGTTTGTCGTAAAACTTTCGCGAATTCTTCCAACTTACGTCGCCATGAAAAGTGCCATAGCGTGTGTGGAGACCAGAGAAGATGTAAACGATGTGACGAGTTTGTTCTTATCAGTGATATGAAACAGCATTTCAAATTAAAGCATGCGAATGATAACAAAAAGCAAAAGTTGACTTGTCACCATTGTGGGAAGATCTGTATGTCTAAGTCAGTGTTACGTACACACTTTTCTAAGGAGCACAGGCAGGACAGTCAGCACAGCACGCGTCAGCACAGCACCACTAAACGCCCTAAACAAACACAAGGTCAGCACAGCGCCCTAAACCATCCTAACCAATCCCGAGCAgtggaaattaaaaaatgtaagaCATGTGGGGGTGTGCTGGGTGAGGAACACGAATGTCCGGGGAAGCGCGGTCACAGGGAGTTTATCTGTCCGGTATGTAACAAACAGTTCTCACGCATACAGAATCTAAATCTCCACCGCAGGATCCACAGTGACAACAGAATCAAACTCAAGTGTGACCTATGTCATAAGCTCTTCTCAGACCGATGTAGTCTGAAAAAACACATCAGATATGTACATAGTGCCGAAAGAAACTTTGTTTGCGACGTATGTGGCAAATCATTCAAACAAAATGATACcttaaaaaatcatgtaaagATCCATGCCGAAGAAAAAAGCGATGAATTTAAATGCCATCTTTGTTCAAAGTTACTGTCGAGTAAATCAGCGCTAAACGTGCACCAGCGATCTCACACTGGGGTAAAACCGTACATGTGTGAGATGTGTGGCATGTCGTTCCGACAGGTGGCCAACATGAGGAAGCATATGTTAATCCACACGACAGCTAAGGCCAACCAATGTGAGCTGTGTGGTAAGGAGTACAAATATCGTGACTCGTGGAAGGCTCACATGAGGAGTCATGTGATCAAGGAAGGACTGCGACACGAAGTCATCAGAACCAAATATGGTAAGGTGTACAACTGTGAGTACTGTAAGAAACAATTCTCCACTGCCTCCCAATACAAAGTCCACCTCCGCACACATACAGACGAACGCCCATTCAAGTGTGACCTGTGCGAAAAAGCGTTCAAAGAAAAAGGAAAACTGAGTCGCCATATCAATCGTGTACACGTCCATTCTCAAGTGTTATCAATGCACCCTCATCAGAAATTATCTATGGACACTCGCCTCATAGTCCCGAACGACCATGTCATGTACTACACAGGAGGTGTAACAGGAGTGTAG